Proteins from a genomic interval of Streptomyces sp. Tu6071:
- a CDS encoding sugar ABC transporter substrate-binding protein, with the protein MNTRMRRAAFAFAATGLAVSLAACGSAKESDDGKKDDSKASSSSKSKGDALKIGLLLPENQTARYEKFDKPLITAKVKELTSGKGEVIYQNAKQDPTTQNQQVEAMITNKVDVLIIDAVDAKAIKSSVEKAHQAGIKVVAYDRLASGPIDAYTSFDNQAVGKAQGEALLKALGGDAKKGKIVMMNGAITDPNAADFKKGAHSVLDGKVNIGKEYDTKEWKAENANANMEAAISALGKKNVIGVYSANDGMAGGIITALKKAGIDPLPPVTGQDAELAGVQRILTGEQYMSVYKSYPQEADTVAQLAVAVGKGEDLSSIAPDKADNGTNDAVPTKIIPVISLTKDNVKDTVIKEKYYTLDEICAGKYASACAKAGLK; encoded by the coding sequence ATGAACACGCGTATGCGTCGTGCTGCCTTTGCCTTTGCCGCCACCGGTCTGGCCGTCTCGCTGGCCGCTTGCGGGTCCGCCAAGGAGAGCGACGACGGCAAGAAGGACGACTCCAAGGCGTCCTCGTCGAGCAAGTCCAAGGGCGACGCGCTGAAGATAGGTCTGCTCCTCCCGGAGAACCAGACCGCGCGGTACGAGAAGTTCGACAAGCCGCTGATCACCGCCAAGGTCAAGGAGCTGACCAGCGGCAAGGGCGAGGTGATCTACCAGAACGCCAAGCAGGACCCGACCACGCAGAACCAGCAGGTCGAGGCCATGATCACCAACAAGGTCGACGTGCTGATCATCGACGCGGTCGACGCGAAGGCGATCAAGAGCTCCGTGGAGAAGGCCCACCAGGCGGGCATCAAGGTCGTGGCCTACGACCGTCTGGCCTCCGGCCCGATCGACGCATACACCTCCTTCGACAACCAGGCGGTCGGCAAGGCCCAGGGCGAGGCGCTGCTGAAGGCTCTTGGCGGTGACGCCAAGAAGGGCAAGATCGTCATGATGAACGGGGCGATCACCGACCCGAACGCCGCCGACTTCAAGAAGGGCGCGCACTCCGTCCTCGATGGCAAGGTGAACATCGGCAAGGAGTACGACACCAAGGAGTGGAAGGCGGAGAACGCCAACGCCAACATGGAGGCGGCGATCTCGGCCCTCGGCAAGAAGAACGTCATCGGCGTGTACTCCGCCAACGACGGCATGGCCGGCGGCATCATCACCGCCCTCAAGAAGGCCGGCATCGACCCGCTCCCGCCGGTCACCGGCCAGGACGCGGAACTCGCCGGTGTGCAGCGCATCCTGACGGGCGAGCAGTACATGTCGGTCTACAAGTCCTACCCGCAGGAGGCCGACACCGTCGCGCAGCTCGCGGTCGCCGTGGGCAAGGGCGAGGACCTCTCCTCGATCGCGCCCGACAAGGCGGACAACGGCACCAACGACGCCGTCCCCACCAAGATCATCCCCGTGATCTCCCTGACCAAGGACAACGTCAAGGACACGGTCATCAAGGAGAAGTACTACACGCTGGACGAGATCTGCGCCGGCAAGTACGCGAGCGCCTGCGCCAAGGCCGGGCTCAAGTAA
- a CDS encoding ROK family transcriptional regulator, whose protein sequence is METPGSQSSLHRANLERVVRAVRLAGSLTQAEIARTTGLSAATVSNIVRELREIGTVEVTPTSAGGRRARSVSLSGNAGIVIGVDFGHTHLRVALGNLAHQVLAEESEPLDVDASAAQGLDRAEEVVARLISATGVDEAKIAGVGLGVPGPIDVESGTLGSTSILPGWSGTRPAQELSGRLGVPVHVDNDANLGALGELVWGAGRGVRDLAYIKVASGVGAGLVIDGRIYRGPGGTAGEIGHITLDEAGPVCRCGNRGCLETFTAARYVLPLLHSSHGADLTLERMVRLAREGDPGCRRVVGDVGRHIGSGVANLCNLLNPSRVVLGGDLAEAGELILGPIRESVGRYAIPSAARQLSVLPGALGGRAEVLGALALALSEMGDSTLLEGPVPAARHAFT, encoded by the coding sequence ATGGAGACTCCGGGGTCGCAGTCGTCGCTGCACCGGGCCAATCTGGAACGCGTCGTACGGGCGGTGCGGCTCGCCGGCTCACTGACGCAGGCGGAGATCGCGCGGACGACCGGGCTCTCCGCGGCCACCGTCTCCAACATCGTCCGTGAGCTGCGCGAGATCGGCACCGTCGAGGTCACGCCCACGTCGGCGGGCGGGCGGCGGGCGCGCAGCGTCTCGCTCAGCGGCAACGCGGGCATCGTCATCGGCGTCGACTTCGGCCACACGCACCTGCGGGTCGCGCTCGGCAACCTCGCGCACCAGGTGCTCGCCGAGGAGTCCGAGCCGCTCGACGTGGACGCCTCGGCGGCGCAGGGCCTGGACCGGGCCGAGGAGGTCGTCGCGCGGCTCATCTCGGCGACCGGCGTGGACGAGGCGAAGATCGCCGGTGTGGGGCTCGGCGTGCCCGGCCCGATCGACGTCGAGTCCGGGACGCTCGGCTCCACCTCGATCCTGCCGGGCTGGTCGGGTACCCGCCCGGCCCAGGAGCTGAGCGGGCGGCTCGGGGTGCCCGTGCACGTCGACAACGACGCCAACCTCGGCGCGCTCGGCGAGCTGGTGTGGGGCGCGGGCCGCGGGGTGCGCGACCTCGCGTACATCAAGGTCGCGAGCGGTGTCGGGGCCGGGCTCGTCATCGACGGGCGGATCTACCGGGGCCCGGGGGGCACGGCGGGCGAGATCGGGCACATCACGCTCGACGAGGCGGGCCCGGTGTGCCGCTGCGGCAACCGCGGCTGCCTGGAGACCTTCACGGCCGCCCGCTACGTCCTGCCGCTGCTGCACTCCAGCCACGGCGCCGATCTCACGCTGGAGCGCATGGTGCGCCTCGCCCGCGAGGGCGACCCGGGGTGCAGGCGCGTCGTGGGCGACGTGGGGCGGCACATCGGCAGCGGGGTCGCGAACCTCTGCAATCTGCTCAACCCGAGCCGCGTCGTGCTCGGCGGGGACCTCGCCGAGGCGGGGGAGCTGATCCTCGGGCCCATCCGCGAGTCGGTGGGGCGGTACGCGATCCCGAGCGCCGCGCGGCAGCTCTCCGTCCTCCCCGGGGCCCTCGGGGGCCGGGCCGAGGTCCTGGGAGCGCTGGCCCTCGCGCTGAGTGAAATGGGGGATTCGACCCTCTTGGAAGGGCCGGTTCCGGCCGCACGTCATGCCTTCACTTAG
- a CDS encoding carbohydrate ABC transporter permease, producing MKTTDTPSPAEHGEPADAAPGAFVPGQDGPDGPEGPGGPEGPVGETGGTGTAGAPRPSGGTKTGGVLNVFSHGFLVLWAILVVMPLLWAVMTSFKDDGSIFNHPWALPDSLHFDNWSRAWTNAHMSDYFLHTVVVVGFSLVGTLLLGSMCAYVLARFDFPGNRFIYYLFVGGMSFPVILALVPLFFVMKNLGLLNTTHGLILVYIAYSLPFTVFFLTSFFRTLPGSVAEAAMIDGASHTRTFFQIMLPMARPGLISVGIFNFLGQWNQYLLPTVLNTDEDKKVLTQGLVALATSQGYKGDYSGLFAGLVMAMLPVLAAYILFQRQVQEGLTAGAVK from the coding sequence ATGAAGACCACCGACACCCCATCCCCGGCGGAGCACGGCGAGCCGGCCGACGCGGCCCCGGGGGCCTTCGTCCCCGGGCAGGACGGGCCGGACGGCCCGGAGGGTCCGGGCGGCCCCGAGGGCCCGGTGGGCGAAACCGGCGGTACGGGCACGGCGGGTGCCCCCCGGCCGAGCGGCGGGACGAAGACGGGCGGCGTGCTCAACGTCTTCTCGCACGGCTTCCTCGTGCTCTGGGCGATCCTCGTCGTCATGCCGCTCCTGTGGGCGGTCATGACCTCCTTCAAGGACGACGGGTCGATCTTCAACCACCCGTGGGCCCTGCCGGACTCGCTGCACTTCGACAACTGGTCGCGGGCGTGGACCAACGCCCACATGAGCGACTACTTCCTCCACACGGTCGTCGTGGTGGGCTTCTCGCTCGTCGGCACGCTGCTGCTCGGCTCGATGTGCGCCTACGTCCTGGCGCGCTTCGACTTCCCCGGCAACCGGTTCATCTACTACCTGTTCGTGGGCGGGATGAGCTTCCCGGTCATCCTCGCGCTGGTGCCGCTCTTCTTCGTCATGAAGAACCTCGGGCTGCTCAACACGACGCACGGACTGATCCTCGTCTACATCGCCTACTCGCTGCCCTTCACGGTCTTCTTCCTCACCTCCTTCTTCCGGACCCTGCCGGGCTCGGTCGCGGAGGCGGCGATGATCGACGGGGCGTCCCACACCCGTACCTTCTTCCAGATCATGCTGCCGATGGCCCGCCCCGGGCTCATCAGCGTCGGGATCTTCAACTTCCTCGGGCAGTGGAACCAGTACCTGCTGCCCACGGTGCTCAACACCGACGAGGACAAGAAGGTGCTCACCCAGGGACTCGTGGCCCTCGCCACGAGCCAGGGGTACAAGGGCGACTACTCGGGCCTCTTCGCGGGGCTCGTGATGGCGATGCTCCCGGTGCTCGCCGCGTACATCCTCTTCCAGCGCCAGGTGCAGGAAGGGCTCACGGCGGGGGCCGTGAAGTAG
- a CDS encoding carbohydrate ABC transporter permease, whose translation MASEYSDPGAGADLASAPAAGRTRKTAPGRASKRPRSAADRGKYPFVIGFLIVPLALYAVFVIWPFIQAIYYSFTDWTGLSPDFKMVGFDNYKKMFDDDTFWKSAQHSVTYVVLLPVVVLGIALFLSFMVNVGGRRRKGSAIAGVRGSSFYKIVYFFPQVLSIAIVALLFQFAYNPKTGALNSVLRGVGLDSVQPEWLGDPNLALWCIMAVLVWTQVGFFVVLFSAGMASIPSELYEAALLDGAGRFTTFFRLTLPLLWDTVQSGWVYMGILSLGAEAFAVVQIMSVGPGGPADSTTVLPLLVYQKAFGQGQAGYATTIGVALLVITLIFSGLVMRLGRRERLEF comes from the coding sequence ATGGCGAGCGAGTACAGCGACCCCGGAGCCGGGGCGGACCTCGCGTCCGCCCCGGCCGCCGGGCGTACGCGGAAAACAGCCCCGGGCCGCGCGAGCAAGCGCCCCCGCAGTGCCGCCGACCGCGGCAAGTACCCCTTCGTCATCGGCTTCCTGATCGTCCCGCTCGCGCTCTACGCGGTCTTCGTGATCTGGCCGTTCATCCAGGCGATCTACTACTCCTTCACGGACTGGACCGGCCTGAGCCCCGACTTCAAGATGGTCGGGTTCGACAACTACAAGAAGATGTTCGACGACGACACCTTCTGGAAGTCGGCGCAGCACAGCGTCACCTACGTCGTCCTGCTGCCCGTCGTCGTCCTCGGCATCGCCCTCTTCCTCTCGTTCATGGTCAACGTGGGCGGGCGGCGCCGGAAGGGCTCGGCGATCGCAGGCGTGCGCGGCTCGTCCTTCTACAAGATCGTCTACTTCTTCCCGCAGGTCCTCTCGATCGCCATCGTGGCCCTGCTCTTCCAGTTCGCCTACAACCCGAAGACCGGCGCGCTCAACTCCGTGCTGCGCGGCGTCGGTCTCGACAGCGTGCAGCCTGAGTGGCTCGGGGACCCGAACCTCGCCCTGTGGTGCATCATGGCCGTCCTCGTGTGGACGCAGGTCGGCTTCTTCGTGGTGCTCTTCTCGGCCGGGATGGCCTCGATCCCTTCGGAGCTGTACGAGGCCGCGCTGCTCGACGGCGCGGGGCGCTTCACGACCTTCTTCCGCCTCACCCTGCCGCTGCTCTGGGACACCGTGCAGTCCGGCTGGGTCTACATGGGCATCCTCTCGCTCGGCGCGGAAGCCTTCGCCGTCGTCCAGATCATGTCGGTGGGCCCCGGCGGCCCGGCCGACTCCACCACTGTGCTGCCGCTGCTCGTCTACCAGAAGGCGTTCGGCCAGGGACAGGCGGGCTACGCCACGACCATCGGCGTCGCCCTGCTCGTCATCACGCTGATCTTCTCCGGCCTCGTGATGCGGCTGGGCAGGCGCGAGCGGCTGGAGTTCTGA
- the ngcE gene encoding N-acetylglucosamine/diacetylchitobiose ABC transporter substrate-binding protein: protein MGSSRANGHGLGRRDLIKRSAAIGLVTVPTMSFLASCASSDSGSDDKPEKKGTKSKKNPLGVNESAPLDFVLFDGGFGSEYGKDAVAVYEKNFPKAKVKFTPTQKIQSTLQPRFNGGTPPDLIDNSGAEQMDMGVLVGKKQLADLTPLLDAPSYDDPAKKVRDTLRPGIVEMGQYEGEACYVFNYAYTVYGVWYSQTNLDKLGVEYPETWDDMLKVCATAKKKGIAGWTYAGKYPYYLPFSLFPFIGKIGGRKVLDAIDNLEPNAWKDPAVKAGFEAYYELYKKGYVLKGTPGLDHIQSQTEWTKGNALFIPNGSWVENEAAKTTPKNFQMKVAAPSSLDSSDALPFGTLWASGGEPFIVPKNAKNPDGGMEQLRVMLSEASSKNFTQKVKSLSALNGGTDGLELSTALQSGIDALDKAGENVLNPRLQDWYVDLNKQKIGVGALGEMMAGRMTPAEAIKKCQDFADAAAKDDSIPHYKHR from the coding sequence ATGGGATCTTCCCGAGCGAACGGCCACGGTCTCGGCCGGCGCGACCTCATCAAGCGCTCCGCCGCGATCGGTCTCGTCACCGTGCCCACGATGAGCTTCCTGGCCTCCTGTGCCAGCAGCGACAGCGGCTCCGACGACAAGCCCGAGAAGAAGGGCACCAAGAGCAAGAAGAACCCGCTCGGCGTCAACGAGAGCGCGCCGCTCGACTTCGTGCTCTTCGACGGCGGCTTCGGCAGCGAGTACGGCAAGGACGCCGTCGCCGTCTACGAGAAGAACTTCCCCAAGGCGAAGGTGAAGTTCACCCCGACCCAGAAGATCCAGTCCACGCTCCAGCCGCGCTTCAACGGCGGCACCCCGCCGGACCTCATCGACAACTCCGGCGCCGAGCAGATGGACATGGGCGTCCTCGTCGGCAAGAAGCAGCTCGCCGACCTCACCCCGCTCCTCGACGCCCCCTCCTACGACGACCCCGCCAAGAAGGTGCGCGACACCCTGCGCCCCGGCATCGTCGAGATGGGCCAGTACGAGGGCGAGGCGTGCTACGTCTTCAACTACGCCTACACCGTCTACGGCGTGTGGTACTCGCAGACCAACCTCGACAAGCTGGGCGTGGAGTACCCCGAGACCTGGGACGACATGCTCAAGGTCTGCGCCACGGCGAAGAAGAAGGGCATCGCGGGCTGGACGTACGCCGGCAAGTACCCGTACTACCTCCCCTTCTCGCTCTTCCCGTTCATCGGCAAGATCGGCGGCCGCAAGGTACTCGACGCGATCGACAACCTGGAGCCGAACGCCTGGAAGGACCCCGCCGTCAAGGCCGGCTTCGAGGCGTACTACGAGCTGTACAAGAAGGGGTACGTCCTCAAGGGCACCCCCGGCCTCGACCACATCCAGTCGCAGACCGAGTGGACCAAGGGCAACGCGCTCTTCATCCCCAACGGCTCCTGGGTCGAGAACGAGGCGGCGAAGACCACGCCGAAGAACTTCCAGATGAAGGTCGCCGCGCCCTCCAGCCTCGACAGCTCGGACGCGCTGCCCTTCGGCACCCTGTGGGCGTCCGGCGGTGAGCCCTTCATCGTCCCGAAGAACGCCAAGAACCCCGACGGCGGCATGGAGCAGCTCCGCGTCATGCTCTCCGAGGCCAGCTCGAAGAACTTCACGCAGAAGGTGAAGTCCCTCTCCGCCCTCAACGGCGGCACCGACGGGCTCGAACTCTCCACCGCCCTCCAGTCCGGCATCGACGCCCTGGACAAGGCCGGCGAGAACGTCCTCAACCCGCGCCTCCAGGACTGGTACGTCGACCTCAACAAGCAGAAGATCGGCGTCGGCGCCCTCGGCGAGATGATGGCCGGGCGCATGACCCCTGCCGAGGCGATCAAGAAGTGCCAGGACTTCGCCGACGCCGCCGCCAAGGACGACTCGATCCCCCACTACAAGCACCGCTGA
- the acnA gene encoding aconitate hydratase AcnA — translation MSANSFDARSTLRVGDESYEIFRLDKVEGSARLPYSLKVLLENLLRTEDGANITADHIRAIGGWDSQAQPSQEIQFTPARVIMQDFTGVPCVVDLATMREAVKELGGDASKINPLAPAELVIDHSVIADKFGTNEAFKENVELEYGRNRERYQFLRWGQTAFDEFKVVPPGTGIVHQVNIEHLARTVMVRGGQAYPDTLVGTDSHTTMVNGLGVLGWGVGGIEAEAAMLGQPVSMLIPRVVGFKLTGELKPGTTATDLVLTITEMLRKHGVVGKFVEFYGEGVAATSLANRATIGNMSPEFGSTAAIFPIDDETLNYLRLTGRSKQQVDLVEAYAKEQGLWLDPAAEPDFSEKLELDLSTVVPSIAGPKRPQDRIVLAEAAQQFVADVRNYVADTSVDEAGQESFPASDSPAVSNGVPSNPATVTAPDGTTYELDHGAVTVAAITSCTNTSNPYVMVAAALVAKKAVEKGLTRKPWVKTTLAPGSKVVTDYFDKAGLTPYLDKVGFNLVGYGCTTCIGNSGPLPDEVSKAVNDNDLAVTSVLSGNRNFEGRINPDVKMNYLASPPLVVAYALAGSMKIDITKDALGTDQNGEPVFLADVWPSEAEVNEVVASAIGEDMFEKSYEDVFAGDAQWQALPVPTGNTFEWDPQSTYVRKPPYFDGMQMEPAPVEDISGARVLAKLGDSVTTDHISPAGAIKADTPAGKYLTEHGVERRDFNSYGSRRGNHEVMIRGTFANIRLRNQIAPGTEGGFTRDFTQDGGPVGFIYDASRHYIEQGIPLVVLAGKEYGSGSSRDWAAKGTALLGVKAVIAESYERIHRSNLIGMGVLPLQFPEGQTAESLGLTGEETFSFSGVTELNNGTTPRTVKVTTDTGVDFDAVVRIDTPGEADYYRNGGIMQYVLRSLIRK, via the coding sequence GTGTCGGCGAACAGCTTCGACGCCCGCAGCACGCTGCGCGTGGGTGACGAGTCGTACGAGATCTTCAGGCTGGACAAGGTCGAGGGCTCTGCTCGCCTTCCCTACAGCCTCAAGGTGCTGCTGGAGAACCTGCTCCGCACGGAGGACGGCGCGAACATCACCGCCGACCACATCCGGGCGATCGGCGGCTGGGACTCGCAGGCCCAGCCGAGCCAGGAGATCCAGTTCACCCCCGCCCGCGTGATCATGCAGGACTTCACCGGCGTCCCCTGCGTCGTCGACCTCGCCACGATGCGCGAGGCCGTGAAGGAGCTGGGCGGCGACGCCTCCAAGATCAACCCGCTCGCCCCCGCCGAGCTGGTCATCGACCACTCGGTCATCGCGGACAAGTTCGGCACCAACGAAGCGTTCAAGGAGAACGTGGAGCTGGAGTACGGCCGCAACCGCGAGCGCTACCAGTTCCTGCGCTGGGGCCAGACCGCCTTCGACGAGTTCAAGGTCGTCCCGCCGGGCACCGGCATCGTCCACCAGGTCAACATCGAGCACCTGGCCCGTACGGTCATGGTCCGCGGTGGCCAGGCGTACCCCGACACGCTCGTCGGCACCGACTCGCACACCACGATGGTCAACGGCCTCGGTGTGCTCGGCTGGGGCGTCGGCGGCATCGAGGCCGAGGCCGCGATGCTCGGCCAGCCGGTCTCGATGCTCATCCCGCGCGTCGTCGGCTTCAAGCTGACCGGTGAGCTGAAGCCCGGCACGACCGCGACCGACCTCGTGCTCACCATCACCGAGATGCTCCGCAAGCACGGTGTGGTCGGCAAGTTCGTCGAGTTCTACGGCGAGGGCGTCGCCGCCACCTCGCTCGCCAACCGCGCCACCATCGGCAACATGTCGCCGGAGTTCGGCTCCACCGCCGCGATCTTCCCGATCGACGACGAGACCCTGAACTACCTGCGCCTGACCGGCCGCAGCAAGCAGCAGGTCGACCTGGTCGAGGCGTACGCCAAGGAGCAGGGCCTGTGGCTCGACCCGGCCGCCGAGCCGGACTTCTCCGAGAAGCTGGAGCTCGACCTCTCCACGGTCGTCCCCTCCATCGCCGGCCCGAAGCGCCCGCAGGACCGCATCGTCCTCGCCGAGGCCGCCCAGCAGTTCGTCGCCGACGTGCGCAACTACGTCGCGGACACGAGCGTGGACGAGGCGGGCCAGGAGTCCTTCCCGGCCTCCGACTCCCCGGCCGTCTCCAACGGCGTGCCGAGCAACCCGGCGACCGTGACCGCCCCCGACGGCACGACGTACGAGCTGGACCACGGCGCCGTCACCGTCGCCGCGATCACCTCCTGCACCAACACCTCGAACCCGTACGTCATGGTCGCCGCGGCGCTCGTGGCGAAGAAGGCGGTCGAGAAGGGCCTGACCCGCAAGCCGTGGGTCAAGACCACCCTCGCCCCGGGCTCGAAGGTCGTCACCGACTACTTCGACAAGGCGGGCCTGACCCCCTACCTCGACAAGGTCGGCTTCAACCTGGTCGGCTACGGCTGCACGACCTGCATCGGCAACTCGGGCCCGCTGCCCGACGAGGTCTCCAAGGCCGTCAACGACAACGACCTCGCCGTCACCTCGGTGCTCTCCGGCAACCGCAACTTCGAGGGCCGGATCAACCCCGACGTCAAGATGAACTACCTGGCGTCCCCGCCCCTCGTCGTCGCCTACGCGCTCGCCGGGTCGATGAAGATCGACATCACCAAGGACGCGCTCGGCACCGACCAGAACGGCGAGCCGGTCTTCCTCGCGGACGTCTGGCCGAGCGAGGCCGAGGTCAACGAGGTCGTCGCGAGCGCCATCGGCGAGGATATGTTCGAGAAGTCCTACGAGGACGTCTTCGCGGGCGACGCGCAGTGGCAGGCCCTCCCGGTCCCCACCGGCAACACCTTCGAGTGGGACCCGCAGTCCACCTACGTGCGCAAGCCCCCGTACTTCGACGGCATGCAGATGGAGCCGGCCCCGGTCGAGGACATCTCCGGCGCCCGCGTGCTCGCCAAGCTCGGCGACTCGGTCACCACCGACCACATCTCCCCGGCCGGTGCCATCAAGGCCGACACCCCGGCCGGCAAGTACCTCACGGAGCACGGCGTCGAGCGCCGCGACTTCAACTCCTACGGCTCGCGCCGAGGCAACCACGAGGTCATGATCCGCGGCACCTTCGCCAACATCCGCCTGCGCAACCAGATCGCGCCGGGCACCGAGGGCGGCTTCACGCGCGACTTCACGCAGGACGGCGGCCCGGTCGGCTTCATCTACGACGCCTCGCGCCACTACATCGAGCAGGGCATCCCGCTCGTCGTCCTCGCGGGCAAGGAGTACGGTTCCGGCTCCTCGCGCGACTGGGCGGCCAAGGGCACCGCGCTCCTCGGCGTCAAGGCCGTCATCGCCGAGTCCTACGAGCGCATCCACCGCTCGAACCTCATCGGCATGGGCGTCCTGCCCCTCCAGTTCCCCGAGGGCCAGACCGCCGAGAGCCTCGGCCTCACCGGTGAGGAGACCTTCTCCTTCTCCGGCGTGACCGAGCTGAACAACGGCACGACCCCCCGCACGGTCAAGGTCACCACCGACACCGGCGTGGACTTCGACGCGGTCGTCCGCATCGACACCCCCGGCGAGGCGGACTACTACCGCAACGGCGGCATCATGCAGTACGTGCTCCGCTCGCTGATCCGCAAGTAG
- a CDS encoding LLM class flavin-dependent oxidoreductase, translating into MRYSVNIPNFGDFADPRTVARLARAAEDAGWDGLFVWDHVLHDRESRRGVSFGDPWMLLTAAALATTRLRLGTLLTPVPRRRPHQLARQVATLDALSGGRVVLGAGLGGPIEDEYGSFGEPTDPRVLAGMLDEGLELLGRYWSGERVTHRGTHWTVDDAQLLPASVQRPRPPVWIGGFWPSRPPMRRAARWDGAVPLFREASHGTPPDLAQVRELMAYVREHRAAFAREHPEAYVREHATPATPFDLVLGGISPRDPDRAAELIAPYAEAGMTWWDERQAGDGEHIDRLAPVLRRVEAGPPAY; encoded by the coding sequence ATGCGCTACTCCGTGAACATCCCCAACTTCGGTGACTTCGCCGACCCGCGCACCGTCGCCCGCCTCGCCCGCGCGGCCGAGGACGCCGGCTGGGACGGGCTCTTCGTCTGGGACCACGTCCTGCACGACAGGGAGAGCCGGCGCGGCGTGTCGTTCGGCGATCCCTGGATGCTGCTCACCGCCGCCGCGCTCGCCACCACGCGCCTGCGCCTGGGCACCCTCCTCACCCCGGTCCCGCGCCGCCGCCCCCACCAACTCGCCCGCCAGGTCGCCACGCTCGACGCGCTCAGCGGCGGTCGCGTCGTCCTCGGCGCCGGTCTCGGCGGGCCGATCGAGGACGAGTACGGCAGCTTCGGCGAGCCCACCGACCCGCGCGTCCTCGCCGGGATGCTCGACGAGGGCCTCGAACTCCTCGGCCGCTACTGGTCGGGCGAGCGCGTCACGCACCGCGGCACCCACTGGACGGTCGACGACGCCCAGTTGCTGCCCGCGAGCGTCCAGCGCCCGCGCCCGCCCGTGTGGATCGGCGGCTTCTGGCCGAGCCGCCCGCCCATGCGCCGCGCCGCCCGCTGGGACGGCGCGGTCCCGCTCTTCCGCGAGGCGTCGCACGGCACGCCGCCCGATCTCGCGCAGGTCCGCGAGCTGATGGCGTACGTACGGGAGCACCGCGCCGCCTTCGCGCGCGAGCACCCCGAGGCGTACGTACGGGAGCACGCCACGCCCGCGACGCCCTTCGACCTCGTCCTCGGCGGCATCTCGCCGCGCGACCCGGACCGGGCCGCCGAACTGATCGCGCCGTACGCGGAGGCCGGGATGACGTGGTGGGACGAGCGCCAGGCCGGGGACGGCGAGCACATCGACCGGCTCGCGCCCGTCCTGCGCCGCGTGGAGGCGGGCCCGCCCGCGTACTGA